Proteins encoded in a region of the Xylocopa sonorina isolate GNS202 chromosome 11, iyXylSono1_principal, whole genome shotgun sequence genome:
- the LOC143429078 gene encoding jmjC domain-containing histone demethylation protein 1 — translation MSAMADDSTSLPKRRQLRERTRKLYTDDWTIGDEEIEGRRTFQLDEKIECERYNLNNFSGLFREMAGSELNLAYLQKHGLSIPLLFRDKSGLGLRVPSSNFSVNDVRTCVGSKRILDVMDVNTQKNEDMTMKEWQKYYEDPNKERLLNVISLEFSHTKLENYVQSPELVRQVDWVDVVWPRHLKEAQVESTNLLEDMMYPKVQKYCLMSVKGCYTDFHVDFGGTSVWYHILRGGKIFWLIPPTEKNLSLYQEWVLSGKQSDVFFGDMVDRCGRISLTAGMTLFIPTGWIHAVYTPQDSLVFGGNFLHSFGIEKQLKVAQVEEHTKVPQKFRYPFFTEMLWYVLERYVHVLLGRSHLDITESQRQHSVPQHHQHVHLTPFELHGLKAIVMYLHSLPSTKKNVPELIRDPVALIHDVRCLVEQHRHDNPEAAITGNPVLPPPPPLTIAERERLRITKKSFTKIQRHHSQEKSERAFPRRRRTRCKKCEACTRTDCGECMYCHDMVKFGGSGRAKQTCLMRQCLRPMLPVTAACKVCRLDGWGQPPAPLMGKPTPTAPSSLVECSICFDIVHPECIGLDPQNITVSDDLPNSWECPQCCESGRNLDCRPRQPKARARKLSVSSAASSAPTTDSERATTPSKRSRPEPGDAWNDREPAEGEQRTALRTQLAVQLTGSSSKSLKRPHVVVRPVPLPPVQTPGPDFNGQSLAYDKAALLAIFRFLNAKDLANCALVCRTWARYSIDPSLWRKLDMSHSHLTASHLTGIIRRQPENLSLDWTNVTKRQLAWLLSRLPQLRTLSLQGCTWAGVCALRTCTCPPLVTLDLSHVSGLNDSSLREVLSPPTDSRPGLIDKTSRLKHLKNLSLAGCDITDIALRYIVQHLPYLETLDLSSCGRVTDAGVAQLATPPAQSVTNLASLNLANCRLLTETTLDHLARCKVLKHLDLRHTTQVSTQSVIKFAAKSIHNLHVTDVKLVEEKKFKVEVKAT, via the exons ATGTCCGCAATGGCCGATGACTCTACTTCTCTGCCAAAAAGGCGTCAATTG CGGGAAAGAACTCGAAAGTTATATACAGATGACTGGACTATAGGCGATGAAGAAATCGAGGGTCGTAGGACTTTCCAGCTCGATGAAAAAATCGAGTGCGAAAGATACAACCTTAACAACTTCTCCGGACTGTTTCGTGAAATGGCTGGCTCTGAACTAAATCTAGCGTATCTTCAAAAGCATGGTCTCAGCATACCGTTACTCTTCAGGGACAAGTCTGGATTGGGACTGCGGGTTCCCAGTTCGAATTTTTCTGTCAATGATGTCAGAACGTGTGTTG GCTCGAAAAGGATATTGGATGTTATGGATGTCAACACACAAAAGAATGAAGACATGACAATGAAGGAATGGCAAAAGTATTATGAAGATCCCAACAAAGAACGGCTGTTAAATGTGATTTCGTTAGAGTTTAGTCATACCAAGTTAGAGAACTATGTACAATCACCTGAACTAGTAAGGCAGGTTGATTGGGTAGATGTCGTATGGCCAAGGCATCTAAAGGAAGCACAAGTGGAGTCTACAAATCTCTTGGAAGATATGATGTACCCAAAAGTGCAAAAATATTGTCTAATGTCTGTAAAGGGTTGTTATACAGACTTTCATGTTGACTTTGGTGGCACCAGTGTTTGGTATCATATTTTAAGAGGCGGCAAAATATTTTGGTTAATCCCTCCCACTGAAAAGAATTTGTCTCTTTACCAAGAATGGGTATTGAGTGGCAAACAATCTGATGTATTTTTTGGTGACATGGTGGACAGGTGTGGTAGGATAAGTTTAACAGCTGGCATGACCTTGTTTATCCCGACCGGATGGATTCATGCTGTGTACACTCCGCAAGATTCTTTAGTGTTTGGTGGAAATTTTCTACATAGTTTTGGCATTGAAAAGCAGTTGAAAGTTGCGCAAGTAGAAGAGCATACAAAAGTTCCACAAAAATTCAGATATCCATTTTTTACTGAAATGTTATG GTATGTTCTGGAAAGATATGTTCACGTCCTTCTAGGAAGAAGTCATTTGGACATTACTGAATCGCAACGTCAACATTCAGTTCCACAACATCATCAACATGTACATTTAACACCGTTTGAGTTGCATGGTTTGAAAGCAATAGTTATGTATCTACATTCACTACCTTCTACAAAAAAGAACGTGCCTGAGCTAATTCGTGATCCTGTTGCCTTAATTCACGATGTTCGATGTCTAGTAGAACAACACAGACACGATAATCCAGAAGCAGCTATAACAGGGAATCCTGTTTTGCCACCTCCTCCCCCCTTAACAATTGCTGAAAGA GAGCGCTTGAGGATAACTAAAAAAAGTTTTACAAAGATACAAAGGCATCACTCGCAAGAAAAGTCTGAAAGAGCTTTCCCGCGACGAAGGCGTACTAGATGTAAAAAGTGTGAAGCATGCACAAGAACTGATTGTGGGGAATGTATGTATTGTCATGATATGGTCAAATTTGGTGGAAGTGGTCGTGCCAAACAAACGTGTTTAATGAGGCAGTGTTTGAGACCTATGCTACCAGTTACTGCAGCTTGTAAAGTTTGTCGATTAGACGGTTGGGGTCAGCCGCCTGCGCCATTAATGg GAAAGCCGACACCTACAGCTCCATCGAGTTTAGTAGAGTGTTCGATATGCTTCGATATTGTACATCCGGAATGTATAGGATTGGACCCTCAGAATATAACCGTTAGTGACGATTTACCAAACAGCTGGGAATGTCCCCAGTGCTGTGAAAGCGGCCGAAATCTAGATTGTAGGCCACGTCAACCTAAGGCCCGCGCTCGAAAGCTTTCAGTATCTAGTGCAGCTTCATCGGCACCGACAACAGATTCTGAAAGGGCAACAACACCAAGTAAACGTTCAAGACCCGAACCCGGCGAT GCATGGAATGACAGAGAACCGGCTGAGGGTGAACAGCGAACAGCTTTGCGTACACAATTAGCTGTACAATTAACAGGTTCAAGTAGTAAGTCATTGAAGAGACCCCATGTGGTGGTTAGGCCTGTTCCACTTCCGCCTGTTCAAACACCAGGGCCCGATTTTAATGGACAATCTTTAGCATATGACAAAGCAGCATTACTTGCTATTTTTAGATTTTTAAATGCAAAGGACCTGGCGAATTGTGCCTTGGTTTGCCGTACATGGGCCAGATATAGTATAGATCCTAGTTTGTGGAGAAAATTGGACATGTCCCATTCCCATCTAACAGCTTCACATTTAACTGGTATAATACGCCGCCAACCGGAAAATCTGTCCCTTGACTGGACAAATGTTACTAAAAGGCAATTAGCCTGGCTGTTAAGTAGATTGCCACAGCTCAGAACATTATCTCTGCAAGGTTGTACATGGGCTGGAGTCTGTGCTTTGAGAACTTGTACTTGTCCACCGCTGGTTACCTTAGACTTAAGTCACGTATCTGGACTGAATGATTCAAGTTTGAGAGAAGTTCTCAGCCCACCTACAGATTCGAGACCTGGTCTAATCGATAAGACTTCAAGATTGAAACATCTTAAAAATTTATCTTTGGCTGGATGTGATATAACTGATATAGCTTTGAGGTATATAGTTCAACACTTGCCGTATCTCGAAACACTAGATCTCTCTTCTTGCGGTAGAGTTACCGATGCTGGTGTAGCTCAATTAGCGACCCCACCAGCGCAATCAGTAACGAATCTAGCATCATTGAATTTGGCAAATTGTAGATTACTCACAGAAACAACGTTAGATCATTTGGCAAGATGTAAAGTGCTTAAACATTTGGATCTCAGACACACGACTCAAGTTTCAACTCAATCTGTAATTAAGTTTGCTGCAAAAAGTATTCACAATTTGCACGTAACCGACGTCAAGCTGGTGGAAGAAAAAAAGTTTAAAGTAGAAGTGAAAGCTACATGA
- the LOC143429082 gene encoding uncharacterized protein LOC143429082 — MVGRYRERQYQRAAQKHNEEFLRYDYYQQIARYFERECQIAKHYDSWNYKSPDPKGEIEKAKKAERLQARRNKLRNLLKEEDETYRKELEERKKVKNRRTEPPLEVWWQKSREERPEQSIYLPRACRRYQSYFVYPKESNSQRWNTLRDTNLQYSRVCKDTTNFIQQNGQNFYRRSSKMSEDSGKSVQEQQNVAKSQDSPNYSSHQYSSDSGVPSSRYSARYARRSLENTNVRYDDSGDPPSSPQSGSPDSDSPTEKVPLSNEEIPLSEDDKENKTRDTKLNSPQTDTLIERRTSSSMEDIKKDELDYAKQSSIDHLEGNVDTGRSESSMSEQRAKEYQVTTKNDTRQFEIEKSMPWLRMIPGDKNLSKQMFLYLTHKELKRKIEDLARRELHACNKQSWDEALRLRDMRNKVELIREKELYNTENLDLDEESRKLGFINIYKREAELNEREKACMDMTMYSEDAKAMWKKWVYEDERSVTKDARQQREKLMNSLEKEWQNLAIRDKEKIAQSYQSVMADSALQEEHKLAPAINAARMKSVSSSWK; from the exons AT GGTGGGACGATACCGGGAAAGGCAGTACCAGCGAGCAGCACAGAAGCATAACGAGGAGTTCCTCAGGTACGATTATTACCAACAAATAGCGAGATACTTCGAGCGAGAATGTCAAATCGCTAAACACTACGATTCGTGGAATTACAAGAGTCCAGATCCAAAAGGCGAAATCGAGAAAGCGAAGAAAGCAGAAAGGCTTCAAGCCAGAAGGAACAAGTTAAGAAATCTATTGAAGGAGGAGGATGAGACGTACAGAAAAGAGCTCGAGGAACGGAAAAAAGTAAAAAACCGTCGGACAGAGCCACCGTTGGAGGTCTGGTGGCAAAAGTCAAGGGAGGAACGCCCGGAACAGAGTATCTATCTTCCTAGAGCTTGTCGTAGGTACCAGTCCTACTTCGTCTACCCCAAAGAATCGAATAGTCAACGCTGGAACACTCTCAGAGATACCAATCTGCAGTATTCCCGCGTTTGCAAAGACACGACGAATTTTATTCAACAGAACGGACAAAATTTTTATCGTAGAAGCTCGAAAATGAGCGAAGACAGCGGCAAGAGTGTCCAGGAGCAGCAAAACGTGGCGAAATCGCAGGATTCGCCAAATTATTCTTCGCATCAATATAGTAGCGACAGCGGAGTGCCTAGTTCAAGGTATTCAGCTCGTTATGCTCGCAGAAGTTTGGAGAACACTAACGTGAGATACGACGATTCTGGCGATCCACCAAGCAGTCCTCAGAGTGGATCCCCTGATTCTGATTCTCCCACTGAAAAAGTCCCGCTGTCGAATGAGGAAATTCCTCTCAGCGAAGACGATAAGGAGAATAAAACAAGGGATACAAAATTAAACAGCCCACAAACCGATACATTAATCGAGAGACGTACCTCTAGCTCTATGGAAGACATAAAAAAGGACGAGTTAGATTACGCAAAGCAATCATCGATCGATCATTTGGAGGGAAACGTGGATACAGGTAGATCGGAAAGCTCGATGAGCGAACAAAGAGCCAAAGAATATCAAGTTACGACAAAGAACGACACTAGACAGTTCGAAATTGAAAAGAGCATGCCCTGGCTAAGAATGATCCCTGGCGATAAGAACCTTTCGAAACAGATGTTCCTCTACTTGACTCACAAGGAATTGAAACGCAAGATCGAGGACCTCGCCAGGAGGGAACTGCACGCTTGCAACAAGCAGTCCTGGGATGAAGCTTTGCGACTGAGGGACATGAGGAACAAGGTGGAGCTTATTCGAGAGAAGGAATTGTATAACACGGAGAATCTCGATCTGGACGAAGAATCGAGAAAGTTAGGATTTATCAACATCTATAAGAGGGAGGCGGAACTTAATGAACGAGAAAAAGCTTGCATGGACATGACGATGTACAG CGAAGATGCAAAGGCTATGTGGAAGAAGTGGGTGTACGAGGACGAAAGATCTGTGACCAAGGATGCGCGGCAGCAGAGGGAGAAGTTGATGAACAGTTTGGAGAAAGAATGGCAGAATCTCGCGATCCGTGATAAGGAGAAGATCGCTCAGTCGTATCAGAGCGTGATGGCCGACTCCGCTTTGCAAGAGGAACACAAACTGGCCCCTGCTATTAATGCGGCCAGGATGAAATCCGTCTCTAGTTCCTGGAAATAG
- the LOC143429079 gene encoding uncharacterized protein LOC143429079 isoform X1: protein MPGAGGQPPQRTTFRPPWVKDGPSPLPMPTAPWTLNSRRDSKTSAEEPPAFTKVTLKSVAKPEAKPSTDAQPRKQSKITIIPSQPNAEKNKSSQPAPTKLRENGRQEPNSRPQLERQVRIERSRSRGDTIPLSKSESSTGAPTLSKSSSRAAIPPPPPPRPPPPPPARTILKDLPPLNETQQQKLEMLKQRPRKRPDWASMMKEVESGRTLRHVKCNDRSAPLIERVNKVTADPAGKAHFVFESEKSNMHNQLLKQIQEGVKLKKVQTNDRSKPVLEGLRKFRRQLTIEEQMQKAEEPTDDSISDDMDDIDAVRDDLQSTKQMLALELRNKEALERENKRLQARILNLEAEVEREKSQKSVQEQRKYDEKITESLKKEAQQARQEAAKFEKEYMTVSEERDKMKSELEEMRRMYAALERRMKAEQELEPEPVIELADDGDEAAWYNVSGMALAGCPSAKDVAKIASQKSIDKKELSESEEEEEEEEESSEEEDEKSPKAAEKRLQREIKLLTTKIRNFKDKAVNARKERHALKDQIKQQQKLLKEEKKKFKHLQKEVDKMAKLMSEAEEDEKDEDEEEEEEETESEESESEESEEDETETEDEDQSLEDQRNTLQKQAKKHEGRLAALRKGNYLLKAQVDRLKDDLGKQREESLTLQEDLDSVLAELG from the exons ATGCCTGGCGCCGGTGGTCAACCACCGCAGAGGACCACCTTCAGGCCACCCTGGGTCAAGGATGGTCCGTCACCTTTGCCGATGCCCACAGCACCCTGGACTCTTAACTCCAGGAGAGACTCGAAAACATCCGCCGAGGAACCGCCTGCGTTTACCAAAGTTACCCTCAAA AGTGTAGCGAAACCAGAAGCAAAACCGTCGACAGATGCACAGCCGCGAAAACAGAGCAAGATCACAATAATCCCATCACAGCCCAACGCCGAGAAGAATAAGAGCAGTCAACCGGCGCCGACGAAGCTCCGCGAGAATGGACGACAAGAGCCAAATTCGAGGCCACAGCTCGAACGACAGGTTCGAATCGAGAGGTCTCGATCTCGAGGTGACACGATACCTCTCTCCAAGAGCGAGAGCAGCACAG GTGCGCCGACATTATCGAAAAGCTCGTCGAGGGCAGCGATCCCGCCACCGCCACCTCCGAgaccaccgccaccaccaccgGCAAGAACGATCCTGAAGGATCTTCCGCCACTGAACGAAACGCAACAACAAAAACTGGAGATGCTTAAGCAGAGACCACGGAAACGTCCCGATTGGGCTAGTATGATGAAGGAAGTCGAAAGCGGAAGGACCTTGAGGCATGTCAAGTGCAACGACAGGAGTGCACCTTTGATCGAGAGGGTGAACAAGGTTACAGCTGATCCAGCAG GGAAGGCACACTTTGTGTTCGAATCCGAAAAGTCGAACATGCATAACCAATTACTGAAGCAAATTCAGGAAGGTGTAAAGCTAAAGAAAGTACAGACCAATGACCGGTCGAAACCGGTGCTAGAAGGCCTGAGGAAATTCCGGAGACAACTGACAATAGAAGAGCAAATGCAGAAAGCCGAAGAACCCACCGACGACTCTATTTCGGACGACATGGACGATATTGATGCAGTGAGGGATGACTTACAAAGTACCAAACAAATGCTTGCTCTTGAACTTAGAaataaggaagctttagaaagagAGAACAAAAGATTACAA GcaagaattttaaatctcgaggCTGAAGTTGAACGCGAGAAATCCCAAAAGAGCGTGCAAGAGCAAAGAAAGTACGATGAGAAAATTACAGAATCGTTGAAAAAAGAAGCTCAACAAGCTAGGCAGGAGGCCGCTAAGTTTGAAAAAGAGTATATGACCGTATCAGAAGAAAGAGATAAAATGAAGAGTGAATTGGAGGAGATGAGAAGAATGTATGCTGCTTTAGAGAGACGTATGAAAGCCG AGCAAGAGCTTGAGCCTGAACCAGTAATTGAGCTAGCAGATGATGGAGACGAAGCAGCTTGGTACAATGTTTCAGGAATGGCACTGGCTGGTTGTCCAAGTGCAAAAGATGTAGCAAAGATTGCTTCTCAGAAAAGCATAGATAAAAAGGAGCTAAGCGAAAgtgaagaggaagaggaggaagaggaggaaagtTCGGAGGAAGAAGACGAAAAGAGCCCAAAGGCAGCAGAAAAACGATTACAGAGGGAAATCAAACTTCTAACAACCAAGATTAGAAATTTCAA GGATAAAGCAGTCAATGCCAGAAAAGAAAGGCACGCGTTAAAGGATCAGATTAAGCAGCAGCAAAAATTATtgaaagaggagaaaaagaaattcAAGCACCTTCAGAAAGAGGTTGATAAAATGGCAAAGTTAATGTCAGAAGCTGAAGAGGATGAAAAAGAtgaagatgaagaagaagaagaagaagaaacggaaTCCGAAGAGTCAGAATCTGAAGAATCTGAAGAAGATGAAACTGAAACAGAAGATGAAGATCAGTCTCTGGAAGATCAAAGAAATACATTACAg AAACAAGCTAAAAAGCACGAAGGACGTTTGGCTGCGTTAAGAAAGGGTAACTATTTACTTAAAGCACAAGTCGATAGACTGAAAGACGATTTAGGAAAACAGCGAGAGGAGAGTCTCACTCTCCAAGAAGATCTTGACTCTGTGTTAGCAGAATTAGGTTAA
- the LOC143429079 gene encoding uncharacterized protein LOC143429079 isoform X2 — MPGAGGQPPQRTTFRPPWVKDGPSPLPMPTAPWTLNSRRDSKTSAEEPPAFTKVTLKSVAKPEAKPSTDAQPRKQSKITIIPSQPNAEKNKSSQPAPTKLRENGRQEPNSRPQLERQVRIERSRSRGDTIPLSKSESSTGAPTLSKSSSRAAIPPPPPPRPPPPPPARTILKDLPPLNETQQQKLEMLKQRPRKRPDWASMMKEVESGRTLRHVKCNDRSAPLIERVNKVTADPAGKAHFVFESEKSNMHNQLLKQIQEGVKLKKVQTNDRSKPVLEGLRKFRRQLTIEEQMQKAEEPTDDSISDDMDDIDAVRDDLQSTKQMLALELRNKEALERENKRLQARILNLEAEVEREKSQKSVQEQRKYDEKITESLKKEAQQARQEAAKFEKEYMTVSEERDKMKSELEEMRRMYAALERRMKAGMALAGCPSAKDVAKIASQKSIDKKELSESEEEEEEEEESSEEEDEKSPKAAEKRLQREIKLLTTKIRNFKDKAVNARKERHALKDQIKQQQKLLKEEKKKFKHLQKEVDKMAKLMSEAEEDEKDEDEEEEEEETESEESESEESEEDETETEDEDQSLEDQRNTLQKQAKKHEGRLAALRKGNYLLKAQVDRLKDDLGKQREESLTLQEDLDSVLAELG, encoded by the exons ATGCCTGGCGCCGGTGGTCAACCACCGCAGAGGACCACCTTCAGGCCACCCTGGGTCAAGGATGGTCCGTCACCTTTGCCGATGCCCACAGCACCCTGGACTCTTAACTCCAGGAGAGACTCGAAAACATCCGCCGAGGAACCGCCTGCGTTTACCAAAGTTACCCTCAAA AGTGTAGCGAAACCAGAAGCAAAACCGTCGACAGATGCACAGCCGCGAAAACAGAGCAAGATCACAATAATCCCATCACAGCCCAACGCCGAGAAGAATAAGAGCAGTCAACCGGCGCCGACGAAGCTCCGCGAGAATGGACGACAAGAGCCAAATTCGAGGCCACAGCTCGAACGACAGGTTCGAATCGAGAGGTCTCGATCTCGAGGTGACACGATACCTCTCTCCAAGAGCGAGAGCAGCACAG GTGCGCCGACATTATCGAAAAGCTCGTCGAGGGCAGCGATCCCGCCACCGCCACCTCCGAgaccaccgccaccaccaccgGCAAGAACGATCCTGAAGGATCTTCCGCCACTGAACGAAACGCAACAACAAAAACTGGAGATGCTTAAGCAGAGACCACGGAAACGTCCCGATTGGGCTAGTATGATGAAGGAAGTCGAAAGCGGAAGGACCTTGAGGCATGTCAAGTGCAACGACAGGAGTGCACCTTTGATCGAGAGGGTGAACAAGGTTACAGCTGATCCAGCAG GGAAGGCACACTTTGTGTTCGAATCCGAAAAGTCGAACATGCATAACCAATTACTGAAGCAAATTCAGGAAGGTGTAAAGCTAAAGAAAGTACAGACCAATGACCGGTCGAAACCGGTGCTAGAAGGCCTGAGGAAATTCCGGAGACAACTGACAATAGAAGAGCAAATGCAGAAAGCCGAAGAACCCACCGACGACTCTATTTCGGACGACATGGACGATATTGATGCAGTGAGGGATGACTTACAAAGTACCAAACAAATGCTTGCTCTTGAACTTAGAaataaggaagctttagaaagagAGAACAAAAGATTACAA GcaagaattttaaatctcgaggCTGAAGTTGAACGCGAGAAATCCCAAAAGAGCGTGCAAGAGCAAAGAAAGTACGATGAGAAAATTACAGAATCGTTGAAAAAAGAAGCTCAACAAGCTAGGCAGGAGGCCGCTAAGTTTGAAAAAGAGTATATGACCGTATCAGAAGAAAGAGATAAAATGAAGAGTGAATTGGAGGAGATGAGAAGAATGTATGCTGCTTTAGAGAGACGTATGAAAGCCG GAATGGCACTGGCTGGTTGTCCAAGTGCAAAAGATGTAGCAAAGATTGCTTCTCAGAAAAGCATAGATAAAAAGGAGCTAAGCGAAAgtgaagaggaagaggaggaagaggaggaaagtTCGGAGGAAGAAGACGAAAAGAGCCCAAAGGCAGCAGAAAAACGATTACAGAGGGAAATCAAACTTCTAACAACCAAGATTAGAAATTTCAA GGATAAAGCAGTCAATGCCAGAAAAGAAAGGCACGCGTTAAAGGATCAGATTAAGCAGCAGCAAAAATTATtgaaagaggagaaaaagaaattcAAGCACCTTCAGAAAGAGGTTGATAAAATGGCAAAGTTAATGTCAGAAGCTGAAGAGGATGAAAAAGAtgaagatgaagaagaagaagaagaagaaacggaaTCCGAAGAGTCAGAATCTGAAGAATCTGAAGAAGATGAAACTGAAACAGAAGATGAAGATCAGTCTCTGGAAGATCAAAGAAATACATTACAg AAACAAGCTAAAAAGCACGAAGGACGTTTGGCTGCGTTAAGAAAGGGTAACTATTTACTTAAAGCACAAGTCGATAGACTGAAAGACGATTTAGGAAAACAGCGAGAGGAGAGTCTCACTCTCCAAGAAGATCTTGACTCTGTGTTAGCAGAATTAGGTTAA